In one window of Streptomyces sp. FXJ1.172 DNA:
- a CDS encoding nuclear transport factor 2 family protein, producing MCACRRHRDAATVGHMTTPRTIAVLGLGRMGAAIATRLADHDWDVMGWTRSGRPAGAVETTRDPNDAVAKADVVLLALFDGEACQQVVDRVRGSLRPDTILLNTSTIAPAEASELARQLGPSYVHAPVLGSVPAAAAGTLQILTAADQGALDRVHPVLETLGTIRRVDDAATAAALKLIANSSLAGAVLALGDSLRQADALRLPRAQVLDVLELGPLGGLVTRKRTFLTGEPTAATAEFTIGALAKDMALLAAASNTPLHSAAELADTLADPEADIAVATTVPAVGDAVLDPLRAYIRGHATGDPSHFRDAFLPTAHIEGIRDGAIVSWRLDEYCALFHGCPAPDEPTRHRRIDAVDVHGTVATATMTLWHGADTFTDIFLLVRTDDNWRIANKAYHRHS from the coding sequence ATCTGCGCTTGTCGTAGGCATCGTGATGCCGCCACGGTGGGACACATGACCACACCGCGCACGATCGCCGTCCTCGGCCTGGGCCGCATGGGCGCCGCGATCGCGACACGACTTGCCGACCACGACTGGGACGTCATGGGTTGGACACGCTCCGGGCGCCCGGCAGGCGCTGTTGAGACGACCAGGGATCCGAACGACGCTGTGGCGAAGGCCGACGTAGTACTCCTGGCGTTGTTCGACGGCGAGGCCTGCCAGCAGGTCGTCGACCGAGTCCGCGGCTCGCTGCGACCGGACACGATCCTCCTGAACACCAGCACCATCGCCCCCGCCGAGGCGTCGGAGCTGGCCCGGCAACTCGGCCCGTCCTACGTCCACGCGCCTGTGCTCGGCTCCGTGCCGGCTGCCGCCGCCGGCACCCTCCAGATTCTCACCGCAGCTGACCAAGGAGCGCTTGACCGAGTCCACCCAGTCCTGGAAACGCTTGGCACGATACGACGCGTCGACGACGCCGCCACCGCCGCCGCACTCAAGCTGATCGCGAACAGCAGTCTCGCCGGCGCCGTTCTCGCGCTAGGTGACTCACTGCGGCAGGCCGATGCCCTGCGGCTGCCCCGTGCTCAGGTGCTGGACGTACTCGAACTCGGCCCGCTCGGCGGGCTCGTCACCCGAAAGCGAACCTTCCTCACCGGCGAGCCGACCGCTGCCACGGCCGAGTTCACCATCGGCGCGCTGGCCAAGGACATGGCACTGCTGGCTGCCGCGTCAAACACCCCTCTGCACAGCGCGGCCGAACTGGCCGACACTCTGGCCGACCCCGAGGCCGACATCGCCGTTGCCACCACGGTCCCCGCCGTGGGTGACGCCGTGCTCGATCCGCTACGTGCCTACATCCGCGGACACGCCACCGGCGACCCCAGCCACTTCCGCGACGCGTTCCTGCCCACCGCCCACATCGAGGGAATCCGGGACGGCGCAATCGTCTCCTGGCGCCTGGACGAGTACTGCGCTCTCTTCCACGGCTGTCCCGCCCCGGACGAGCCGACCCGGCACCGCCGCATCGACGCCGTCGACGTACACGGCACCGTCGCGACCGCAACCATGACGCTCTGGCACGGCGCGGACACCTTCACCGACATCTTCCTGCTGGTCCGCACGGACGACAACTGGCGTATCGCCAACAAGGCTTACCACAGACACTCCTGA
- a CDS encoding glycosyltransferase family 2 protein, with the protein MISVIVAAYDLQGQLGICLNSILNQSFRDVEVVAVLDQSAECPADLVDDYARRDGRVSVVRLTGVAGIGRIRNGGAERAAGDYLLFLDSDHIIGGETLQAMVDRLQSADEPDVLLFGHTRLHRGRSWPGAAAGLLARQGREPFASMDQPELFGAPAYSWDRLVRRDLWIRQELAFPDGLHEEVAVVHRAMLAADRVAVLKWNCVQIRRRHTQHPAGSPGGTHFDVFGRYEDSFDLLEERGALEVVAPFLFTRMIRHYLFLLNLEGCLSRSERPQFFQRASEHYRRFLPDGYEHPEGREGVKFQLVASGRYSALEAASLPQRARSFVSRGAAVRGR; encoded by the coding sequence ATGATCAGCGTCATAGTCGCCGCGTACGACCTTCAGGGACAGCTGGGGATCTGCCTGAATTCGATACTGAACCAATCCTTCCGGGACGTGGAGGTTGTCGCGGTCCTGGACCAGTCTGCTGAATGCCCTGCGGACTTGGTGGATGACTATGCTCGGCGGGATGGGCGGGTCTCGGTCGTGCGGCTGACGGGCGTCGCGGGCATCGGCCGGATACGCAACGGAGGGGCGGAGCGCGCCGCCGGTGACTACCTGCTGTTCCTGGACAGCGATCACATCATCGGGGGTGAAACGCTTCAGGCGATGGTCGATCGGCTGCAATCGGCAGACGAACCGGATGTTCTTCTCTTCGGGCACACTCGCCTCCATCGCGGCCGCTCATGGCCCGGTGCCGCCGCCGGCCTGCTTGCCCGGCAGGGACGTGAGCCCTTCGCCTCGATGGACCAGCCCGAGTTGTTCGGTGCTCCCGCCTACTCCTGGGACCGTTTGGTCCGCCGCGACTTGTGGATCCGGCAGGAACTCGCGTTCCCTGACGGTCTCCACGAGGAGGTCGCAGTCGTCCACCGTGCCATGCTCGCCGCCGACCGGGTCGCTGTCCTGAAGTGGAACTGCGTCCAGATCCGCCGTCGGCACACTCAACACCCCGCAGGCTCACCGGGCGGCACCCACTTCGACGTCTTCGGCCGATACGAAGACAGCTTCGACTTGCTCGAGGAGCGCGGCGCCCTGGAGGTTGTGGCTCCCTTCCTCTTCACTCGTATGATCCGTCACTACCTCTTCCTGCTCAATCTCGAGGGATGTCTCTCCCGCTCCGAGCGCCCGCAGTTCTTCCAACGCGCCAGCGAGCACTACCGGCGGTTCCTCCCCGACGGCTACGAGCACCCCGAGGGTCGGGAGGGTGTCAAGTTCCAGCTCGTGGCGAGCGGGAGATACAGTGCGCTGGAGGCCGCCAGTCTCCCTCAGCGCGCGCGGAGTTTCGTCTCCCGGGGCGCCGCCGTCCGCGGACGGTAG
- a CDS encoding IS5 family transposase (programmed frameshift), producing MVERLVPDELWELFQRVVPEAPSRPQGGGRRRHGDREVLAAIVFVATSGCTWQQLPAASFGPSGPTAHRRFTEWSKARVWAKLHRLVLDELGSRGELDWSRCAIDSVNVRALKGGLTGPNPVDRGKYGSKIHLITERTGLPISIGISGANLHDSQALEPLVRGIPPIRSRRGPRRRRPAKLHGDKGYDYDHLRRWLRQRGIRHRIARKGIESSQRLGRHRWTIERTMAWLAGCRRLHRRYERKAVHFLAFTSIACTLICYRRLTK from the exons ATCGTTGAGCGGCTGGTGCCGGATGAGCTGTGGGAGTTGTTCCAGCGAGTGGTGCCGGAGGCGCCGAGTCGGCCTCAGGGAGGCGGCCGGCGCCGGCACGGTGACAGGGAGGTGCTGGCTGCGATCGTGTTCGTGGCCACGTCGGGCTGTACGTGGCAGCAGCTGCCGGCCGCCTCGTTCGGACCGTCGGGACCCACGGCTCACCGGCGTTTCACCGAGTGGTCGAAAGCCCGGGTGTGGGCGAAGCTCCATCGCCTGGTCCTCGACGAACTCGGCTCCCGGGGTGAACTGGACTGGTCTCGCTGTGCGATCGACTCGGTGAACGTGCGGGCCCTG AAGGGGGGCCTGACAGGTCCGAATCCAGTAGATCGAGGCAAGTACGGTTCGAAGATCCACTTGATCACCGAACGGACCGGATTGCCCATCTCCATCGGCATCTCCGGCGCCAACCTGCACGACAGCCAGGCCCTCGAACCGCTCGTTCGCGGCATCCCGCCCATCCGCTCCCGTCGCGGTCCGCGCCGACGACGGCCGGCCAAGCTCCACGGCGACAAGGGCTACGACTACGACCACCTGCGCCGATGGTTACGCCAGCGCGGCATCCGGCACCGCATCGCCCGTAAAGGCATCGAGTCCTCCCAGCGCCTGGGACGCCACCGCTGGACCATCGAACGCACCATGGCCTGGCTCGCCGGATGCCGCCGCCTGCACCGCCGCTATGAACGCAAGGCCGTCCACTTCTTGGCCTTCACCAGCATCGCCTGCACCCTGATCTGCTACCGCAGACTCACCAAATGA
- a CDS encoding saccharopine dehydrogenase family protein — protein sequence MGSGQLVAVFGAYGHTGKFVVAELAARGFVPVPSGRNARAVQELADEHGLEARVASADDATSLDRALAGAVAVINCAGPFATTTGPVIEAALRAKIPYLDVAAELEANLDTFTHYRKRAQEAGAVIIPAMAFFGGLGDLLATAAMGDWTKADEAHIAYALSSWHPTAGTRLSGAVSRERRGDVRLRYRGGQWERRTDAAPSLQWTFPEPTGVREVIGEFTMADVVTVPQHLFIPDVTTYMTAEAVRDVASPHTPAPTASDESGRSDQTFLVDVVVRSGGAERRATASGQDIYAVTAPLVVEALDRVLTGRTKIVGVASAGEIFDAPNFLYALTPHITLDLHPHNT from the coding sequence ATGGGGTCAGGTCAGCTGGTGGCGGTGTTCGGCGCGTACGGTCACACGGGGAAGTTCGTGGTCGCTGAGCTGGCCGCGCGCGGGTTCGTCCCGGTGCCTTCCGGCCGCAACGCGCGGGCTGTGCAGGAGCTGGCCGACGAGCACGGCCTTGAGGCCCGGGTGGCATCGGCCGACGATGCGACGTCGCTGGACCGGGCCCTGGCGGGCGCGGTGGCGGTCATCAACTGCGCGGGGCCCTTCGCGACGACCACCGGCCCCGTGATCGAAGCCGCGCTCCGTGCGAAGATCCCCTACCTGGACGTGGCTGCCGAACTCGAGGCCAACCTCGACACCTTCACCCACTACCGCAAGCGTGCCCAGGAAGCCGGAGCGGTGATCATCCCGGCCATGGCCTTCTTCGGAGGTCTCGGCGACCTGCTGGCCACCGCGGCAATGGGCGACTGGACGAAGGCCGACGAGGCCCACATCGCCTACGCGCTCAGCAGCTGGCACCCCACCGCCGGCACGCGCCTGTCCGGTGCCGTCTCTCGCGAGCGGCGCGGCGACGTCCGCCTGCGGTACCGCGGCGGCCAGTGGGAGCGGCGCACCGACGCCGCGCCCAGCCTTCAGTGGACCTTCCCGGAACCGACAGGAGTCCGGGAAGTGATCGGCGAGTTCACGATGGCGGACGTCGTCACCGTCCCCCAGCACCTGTTCATCCCCGATGTGACCACCTACATGACCGCTGAGGCGGTCCGCGACGTCGCCTCCCCCCACACACCCGCCCCAACTGCCAGCGACGAGAGTGGGCGTTCGGACCAGACCTTCCTCGTTGACGTCGTCGTACGCTCGGGCGGAGCCGAACGCCGGGCCACGGCCAGCGGCCAGGACATCTACGCCGTCACCGCGCCCCTGGTCGTCGAGGCCCTCGACCGCGTCCTGACCGGCCGCACCAAGATCGTCGGCGTCGCCTCCGCCGGCGAGATCTTCGACGCCCCGAACTTCCTGTACGCACTGACCCCGCACATCACCCTCGACCTGCACCCGCACAACACCTGA
- a CDS encoding IS4 family transposase translates to MPRAGQLKSSGERLSDRVAVGVLTQAFPQSLVDEVLAETGRVQQRNRLLPARLVVYFVLAMCLFSGQSYEEVARLLTAGLQGARRWRGSWVVPSTAAVWKARSRLGVAPLRQLFARVCRPVATPDTEGAFYRDWRLIAIDGTTFDLPDTKANVEAFGRPPRSGRGEQDVGYPQLCMVGLVECGTHAVFDAAIGTVRTGEQALARAALGSLRPGILLLADRGFYSVDLWRTAAATGADLLWWVRKDLVLPVVEQLSDGSYLTEIFDRSDIHHTRRGVPVRAVEYTIAGHEGVYRLITTILDPDKAPAADLAALYAQRWEFESTLDEIKTHLGGSQLVLRSQHPVGAEQELYGFLLVHHAIRHLMHQAARQADRDPDRISFTRSLRVVRRQVTDQAAFSPRQTRTRGPSHPR, encoded by the coding sequence GTGCCAAGAGCGGGTCAACTGAAGTCATCCGGTGAGCGACTGTCGGACCGGGTCGCGGTCGGGGTGCTGACACAGGCGTTTCCTCAGTCGCTTGTGGATGAGGTGCTGGCGGAGACGGGTCGGGTGCAGCAGCGGAACCGGCTGTTGCCGGCCCGACTGGTGGTCTACTTCGTGTTGGCGATGTGCCTGTTCTCCGGGCAGAGCTATGAGGAGGTCGCCCGGCTGCTGACCGCGGGTTTGCAGGGTGCCCGTCGCTGGCGTGGCTCGTGGGTGGTGCCGAGTACGGCAGCGGTCTGGAAAGCCAGGTCTCGGCTGGGGGTGGCGCCGCTGCGGCAACTGTTCGCGCGGGTGTGCCGTCCGGTTGCCACACCGGACACTGAGGGCGCCTTCTACCGCGACTGGCGGCTGATCGCGATCGACGGCACCACGTTTGACCTGCCTGACACGAAGGCGAACGTGGAAGCGTTCGGCCGTCCGCCCCGTTCCGGGCGCGGTGAACAGGACGTCGGCTACCCGCAGTTGTGCATGGTCGGCTTGGTGGAGTGCGGCACCCATGCCGTCTTCGATGCTGCGATCGGAACTGTGCGCACCGGAGAGCAGGCTCTGGCCCGGGCGGCCCTGGGGTCCCTGCGGCCGGGGATACTGCTGCTGGCCGACCGCGGCTTCTACAGCGTGGACCTGTGGCGCACAGCCGCGGCCACGGGGGCGGACCTGCTGTGGTGGGTCCGCAAAGACCTCGTGCTGCCGGTCGTCGAGCAACTGTCGGACGGTTCCTACCTCACCGAGATCTTCGACCGCAGCGACATCCACCACACCCGTCGCGGGGTGCCAGTACGCGCGGTGGAGTACACCATCGCCGGCCATGAGGGCGTCTACCGGCTCATCACCACGATCCTCGACCCGGACAAGGCCCCGGCCGCGGACCTGGCCGCTCTCTACGCCCAGCGATGGGAGTTCGAGTCCACCCTCGACGAAATCAAGACCCACCTCGGCGGGTCGCAGCTGGTACTGCGTTCGCAGCACCCCGTCGGGGCCGAGCAGGAACTCTATGGCTTCCTGCTCGTCCACCACGCCATCCGGCACCTGATGCACCAGGCCGCACGGCAAGCCGACCGGGACCCCGACCGGATCTCCTTCACCCGCTCACTGCGCGTCGTGCGTCGCCAGGTCACCGACCAGGCGGCATTTTCCCCCCGGCAGACTCGCACGCGCGGTCCAAGCCACCCACGCTGA
- a CDS encoding DUF2267 domain-containing protein, translating into MRYDEFLASVRERGEYTDQDEAAAITEAVLGVLAQRITPGEVDDLASQLPGPLGQMLADTKQQPERFGIEEFYRRVAERIGARPRTAEWDASAVLTTVADTVSGGELNQIISQLPSSYALLFGKPDLAD; encoded by the coding sequence ATGAGGTACGACGAGTTCCTCGCCAGCGTACGCGAGCGCGGCGAATACACCGACCAGGACGAAGCCGCTGCGATCACCGAAGCCGTCCTGGGCGTGCTGGCACAGCGGATCACCCCAGGAGAGGTCGACGACCTCGCCTCCCAGTTGCCCGGCCCGCTCGGACAGATGCTCGCCGACACCAAGCAGCAGCCCGAAAGGTTCGGGATCGAGGAGTTCTACCGCCGGGTCGCGGAACGTATCGGGGCACGGCCACGCACCGCCGAATGGGACGCCAGCGCCGTCCTGACCACCGTCGCCGACACCGTCAGCGGCGGCGAGCTGAACCAGATCATCAGCCAGCTCCCCTCCAGCTACGCCCTCCTGTTCGGCAAGCCCGACCTCGCCGACTGA
- a CDS encoding LysR family transcriptional regulator, translated as MELTAWRTFVTVCRLGSLSAAAAELGYTQSAVSRQIAGLERQLGISLVQRHARGVRPTPAGEVFRHHAHLAVNEADRAVRAARDARDGALSRPLAVGATPSLAAGIVPTAIRRLLDRVGSLQWSLLPGLSAQLHDRVIAGDLDVAVVTDAPPGLPHDPRIERRFLGMDEMVVVLPADHPRAGHGPVRIQELADQTWVEDNDGSAALLHQHAARAGTTARIDLTAADLPGKMALVATGHAIALMPGLLTRALRTDVTTVALIDPPTRGIYTITPRRDPHPSATPLLDQLAATFGSVCTAQAAH; from the coding sequence ATGGAGCTGACTGCGTGGCGGACGTTCGTGACGGTGTGCCGGCTCGGGTCGCTGTCGGCCGCGGCCGCCGAACTCGGTTACACACAGTCGGCCGTCTCCCGGCAGATCGCCGGGCTGGAGCGCCAACTCGGGATATCGTTGGTGCAGCGGCACGCGCGCGGGGTACGTCCCACGCCCGCTGGCGAGGTGTTCCGTCACCACGCCCATCTCGCGGTCAACGAAGCCGACCGCGCCGTGCGTGCCGCACGGGACGCTCGTGACGGGGCGCTCAGCCGGCCGCTGGCGGTCGGCGCTACGCCGTCTCTGGCCGCCGGGATTGTGCCCACGGCGATCCGCCGCCTGCTGGACAGAGTCGGCTCCCTCCAGTGGAGCCTGTTGCCAGGGCTGAGCGCACAACTGCACGATCGCGTGATAGCCGGCGATCTCGATGTCGCCGTCGTCACCGATGCGCCACCGGGGCTGCCTCATGACCCGCGTATCGAACGAAGGTTCCTGGGGATGGACGAGATGGTCGTCGTCCTGCCCGCCGACCATCCACGAGCCGGGCACGGGCCGGTACGCATTCAGGAACTGGCCGACCAGACCTGGGTCGAGGACAACGACGGCTCGGCAGCACTGCTGCACCAGCACGCCGCCCGCGCCGGAACCACCGCCCGCATCGACCTCACTGCGGCCGATCTGCCCGGCAAGATGGCCCTGGTCGCAACCGGCCACGCCATTGCCCTCATGCCCGGATTACTGACACGCGCGCTGCGGACCGACGTCACCACAGTGGCCCTCATAGATCCCCCCACGCGCGGCATCTACACGATCACACCACGTCGCGACCCGCACCCATCCGCAACACCCCTGCTCGACCAGCTGGCGGCAACCTTCGGCTCAGTTTGTACCGCCCAAGCCGCACACTGA